One Streptomyces dangxiongensis genomic window, CCCGGCAGGATCTCGGCGGCCCCGGCCAGGGACGGGACGTCGTACCACCGGTCGCCCGGGCCCGGCCGCCAGCCGGGGCGGCGCAGGACGACGGCGGGGACGCCCGCGGTCCGGGCCGCCCGGACGGCGTTGGCCGTGATCGACTCGGCGAAGGGATGGGTGGCGTCCACCACGGCGTCCACCTGGTGTGCGCGCAGCCAGTCGGCGAGCCCCCGCTGGCCGCCGAAGCCGCCGGTCCGCACCTCACCGGGCAGTGCCGCGGGCCGGGTGACCCGGCCCGCGAGGGAGGTGGTGACGCGGACCCCGGGGCGGGCGGCGAGGTCGGCGGCGAGGCGGCGGGCCTCGGTGGTGCCGCCGAGGATCAGCACGTGCGCGGGCATGGGGTGAGCGTACGAGGCAGACGGCCCGGCCGGCCGCCCGGGTCCCCACGGACCGGTCACGCGGCCGCCGGGCCGGGCAGGGACCCGACGGCCTAGCGGAGCAGCAGTTGCAGACCGCCCACGACGGTCGCCGCGATCACCAGTTGTTCGAAGAGCCGCTGGTTGATCCGGGGCACGGCCCACTTGCCGAACAGGGCGCCGGGCACCACGAACACCGCGAGCGCGGCGTCCAGGAGCAGGGAGCGGCGGTCCATCAGGCCGAGGCCGACGCTGAACGGCACCTTGGACACGTTCACGATGAGGAAGAAGAAGGCCGAGGTGCCGAGGAAGCCGAGTTTGCGGAAGCCGGTGGAGAGCAGGTACAGCGACATCACCGGTCCTCCCGCGTTGGCGACCATCGTGGTGAACCCGCCGAGGACGCCGTACGAGCGTGCCTTGACGCGGCCCGCCCGGGTGGTGACCGCGTCCGGCGCCTGAGGGGTCCCGGCCGTCCGGCGGCGCCACACCGTCACCCCGGCCATCAGCAGCAGGATCGCGCCGATCGAGGTCCGTACGACACCGTCGTCGGCCCACACCAGGAACAGGGTGCCCGCCACCACGCCCACCGCGACGGCCGGGAACAGGCGCCACAGTGTCGGCCAGTGCGCGTGCCGCCGGTAGGTGGCGACGGCGAGCAGGTCGCCGGCGATCAGGACGGGCAGGAGGACTCCGGTGGAGGCCCGGGCGGGCAGGACCGCCGCGAAGACCGCGAGACTGACCGTGTTGGCCCCGCTCACGGCGGTCTTGGAGAAGCCGACGAGGAGGGCGGCGGCGGCGAGCGCGGCGAACTGCCAGCCCGAGAGGTGCCAGAGCGTCATCGTGTTCATGGAGGAACCGATGCTATGCACACGCATGCGTTCCGCGTAAGCGGCGTCTCGCCGTCCGGTCCCCGGGCCAGGTGCCGGTGCCGCTACCGGCCCGTGTACCGCGCCCGCAGTTCCCGCTTGAGCACCTTCATGCTCGGTCCGAGCGGCAGCGCGTCGGTGAACTCCACGCGCCGCGGGTACTTGTGCCGCCCGAGGTGCTGCTTGGACCACTCGGTGAGCTCGGTGGCGTCGGGCGTGGTGCCCTGCGCCGGGACGACGACGGCGCACACCTCCTCGCCGTGCAGTTCGTCGGGGAGGCCGATGACGGCGGCCTGGGCGATCTCGGGGTGGCGCATCAGGACCTCCTCGACCTCGCGCGGGTAGACGTTGTAGCCGCCGCGGATGATGACGTCCTTCTTGCGGTCGACGATCCGCAGGAAGCCCTCGTCGTCCTTGGTGCCGAGGTCGCCGGTGCGGAACCAGCCGTCCACCACGGCTTCGGCGGTGGCCTCGGGGCGGCCGAGGTAGCCGGAGAAGACGTTGTGCCCGCGGACGACCACCTCGCCCAGCTCGCCGGGCGGCAGGAGTTCGATCCGGCCCTCCAGCTCGGCGCGGGCGATCTCCACGTCGATGCCCCAGAGGGGGTGGCCGATGGTGCCGGCCTTCGTGCCGAACACCGGCTGGTTGACGGTGGCGGTCGGTGAGGTCTCGGACAGGCCGTACCCCTCGTAGATCTTCGCCCCGAACGCGGCCTCGAACCGCTCCAGTACGGCGACCGGCAGCGAGGCGCCGCCGGAGACGCACACGCGCAGTTCGGGCAGCCGGTCGGCGTCCGCCGCCGCCGCGGCGAGGGCGACGAACATGGTGGGCACGCCGTGGAAGGTGTTCACGCCCTCCCGCACCATCAGCGCGAGGGCGCGGGCGGCGTCGAAGCGGGGCAGCAGGACGAGCGTGGCGCCGCCGCGCCAGGTGGAGTTGAGCGACACCGTCTGACCGAAGGCGTGGAACAGCGGCAGCGCGCCGAGTGCGATGTCGTCGGGCCGGATGTCGTTGGCGTCGAAGGCGTTGACGGTCGCGTTCATCACCAGGTTGAAGTGGCTCAGCACGGCGCCCTTGGGGACGCCGGTGGTGCCGCTGGTGTAGAAGACGACCGCCGGGTCGTCGGCGGCCCGGGTGACGTACGACGGCAGCGGTTCGGCGTCGGCCGTGAGCTTGCCGAACTCCTCGCCCAGGGTGAGGGCCCGGATTCCGGCGGTGCCGGCGGCGGCTCGGCCGGTGTCCGCCTGGGCCGGGTGGACGAGCAGCAGGGTGGCGCCACTGTCCTTCAGGACGTGCTCGACCTCTTCGGCGGAGAGCAGCAGGTGCACGGGGACGACGACTGCGCCGGCCGCGGCGATCGCGTAGTAGGCGACCGGGAAGTCGGCGGTGTTGGGGGCCATCAGGGCCACCCGGTCGCCGGGCCGGACGCCGAGGCCGGCGAGGGCGCCCGCCTGCGCCAGCGCCCGCTGCCACACCTCGGCGAAGGTGAGCCGCAGGTCGCCTTCGACGAGGGCGGTCCTGCCAGGGCGGCGCCGGGCGTTCTCGGCGAGGATGGCGGCGACGGACAGGGTTGCCATGGAGTGCTGCTCCGTTTCCTTGCGGCTCGTACTACCGATCCCCTTGCGGGGCCCCCGTTGCGGGCGGCTCAGTCCCTTTCGACCAGCACCGCGCTGCCCTGCCCCACTCCCACGCACATGGTCGCCAGCCCGCGCCGCGATCCCGTGCGCCGCATGCGGTGCAGCAGGGTGGTCAGGATGCGGGCGCCCGAGCAGCCGAGGGGGTGGCCGAGGGCGATGGCGCCGCCGGTGGGGTTCACCAGGTCGGGGTCGATGCCGAGCTGGTCGACGCAGGCGAGGGCCTGCGCGGCGAACGCCTCGTTGAACTCGGCCTCCTGGAAGTCTCCGGTCTCCCAGCCGGCGCGGCCCAGCACCTTGCGGGTGGCGGGCACGGGACCGAGGCCCATCACGTCGGGGTGGACGCCGGCGGAGGCGCCCGCGACATACCGCCCGAGGGACTCCAGGCCCAGCTCGTCGAGGACTTCCTCGCTGACCAGGAGCAGGCCGGCGGCCCCGTCGTTCATCGGTGAGGCGTTGCCGGCGGTGACGGTGCCGTCCGCGCGGAAGACCGGCCTGAGCCGCGCGAGCTTCTCCAGCGAGGTGTCCTCGCGGACGCACTCGTCCTGCTCGACCAGGAGCCCGTCCGGGCGTTCGACGGGCAGGAGTTCGTCGTCGAAGTGGCCGTTCTTACGTGCGGTGGCGGCGAGTCGGTGGCTGCGCAGGGCGAACTCGTCCTGCCGGGCGCGGGAGATGCCGTGGCGGGCGGCGACCTCCTCGGCGGTCTCACCCATGGCGAGGAGGCCGTGCAGCTCCTTCATGGCGGGGTTCACCAGCCGCCAGCCGAGCCGGGTGTCGTGGGTCTCGATGCGCTGGGGCAGGGCCTCGTCGGGCCGGGGCAGGACGAAGGGGGCGCGGCTCATGGACTCCGAGCCGCCCGCGATCACGACGTCGGCCTCGCCGGCGGCGATGGTCCGGGCGGCGGTGGTGACCGCTTCGAGTCCGGAGGCGCACAGCCGGTTGACGGTCGCGCCGGGCACGGAGTCGGGGAGCCCGGCGAGCAGGGCGGCCATCCGCGCGACGTTGCGGTTGTCCTCGCCGGCCTGGTTGGCGGCGCCCCAGTAGACGTCGTCGATGCGGGCCGGGTCGAGGGCGGGCACACCGGCAACCAGGTGGCGGATCACGGTCGCCGCCAGGTCGTCGGGCCGGACGGAGGAGAGGGCTCCGCGCAGCTTGCCGATGGGGGTGCGGCGGGCGGCCGCGAAGTGGACGGGACGCACGGCTTGGACTCCTGACCTACGACGCTGTGGATCAGCACGGACCGGTTCTGCACCTGTTAATTAGCACTGCTAGTTTTCGACTATAGACCTCCGGCCGCCCCGCTGGGAAGATTCCCCCGGCCGTCACCGACTCCGCTGGAGGAGACATGCCCCACGTCCGCGAGCACCTGCTCGACGGCACGCACGGACCTCTCGCCGTGCACGAGTGGCCGCACCCGGCGCCGCGCCGCCTCGTCATCCTGGCGCACGGGTACGGCGAGCACGCCGGGCGCTACGCGGAACTCGCCGCCGTCCTCACCGGGCACGGCGCCGCCGTGTACGCACCCGACCACACCGGCCACGGCAGGTCGGCGGGCGAGCGGGTGCTGATCGAGGACTTCGAGGACGTGGTCACGGACGTGCACCGCGCGGCGGACCTGGCCCGGGCCGCCCACCCCGGCCTGCCCCTGGTGTTGATCGGTCACTCCATGGGCGGCCTCGTCGCGGCCCGGTACGCCCAGCGGTACGGCGACGAGTTGAGCGCGCTGGTGCTGTCGGGTCCGGTGATCGGCGCCTGGGAACTGCCGGGGCGGCTGCTCGCCCTGGACGAGATCCCGGACCTGCCGGTCAGCCCGTCCGCGCTCTCCCGGGACCCGGCCGTGGGCGCCGCGTACGCGGCCGATCCGCTGGTCTGGCACGGGCCCATGAAGCGGCCGACGCTGGAGGCGTTCGCCCGGACCCTGGAGACCGTCGCCCGGGGCGGTGACGTCGGGCGGCTGCCGCTGCTGTGGCTGCACGGGGACGACGACCGGCTGGTGCCGTTGCCCGGCAGCCGGCCCGGGGTGCGGCGGCTGAGCGGCGGCCCGCTGACCGAGCGGATCTTCGCCGGGGCACGGCACGAGGTGTTCCACGAGACGTGCAAGGAGGCGGTCCTCGCGGAGACGCTGGACTTCCTGAACCGGGTGCTGCCTCGCTGATCAGCGCGTTTGCCCCCCGGTGCGCCGGGGCACCCGCCCTTTCGGACGTGACCCGGAATGCTGACGAAAGGGGACCGACCCACCATGACCGTGGTCAAGAGCACGCTGCCCGAGGAGGCGCTCCGCGCCGCCGGGACCGCCCTCCAGGACACCCTGGTCGACCTGCTCGGACTGTCACTGATCGGGAAGCAGGCGCACTGGAACATCGTCGGCCCGCGCTTCCGGTCGATCCACCTCCAGCTTGACGAGGTGGTCACCACCGCCCGCGACCACTCGGACACGGTCGCCGAACGGGCCGCCGCGCTGGGAGTGTCGCCGGACGGCCGGCCGGAGACCATCGCCGCGGCCTTCGCGCTGCCCGGCACCAAGGACGGCTGGCAGCGCGACACGGAGGTCGTGGAGCTGATGGTCGAATCGCTGGGGACGGCCGTCGACCGGCTGCGCGAGCGGATCGAGGCCACCGAGAAGGCCGACCCGGTCAGCCAGGATCTGCTGATCACCATCACTGCCGACCTGGAGAAGCAGCGCTGGATGTTCCAGGCCGAGAACCACTCGCCCGAGCAGGCCTCCAGCTAGCGCGTCCGCCCGCACGACGGAAGGGAGGACCATGGCCGACGCCCTCGAACTCGACGCGCTGTGGGAGGACTTCCACCGCGTGGTCAACATGACCTCGGCGGAACTGGCGGCCTGGCTGACGGTCCGGGACGCCGCCGAGGAGACGGAACCGCTGCCGGAGGCGTCGGGTTCGCCCACCGGACGGCATGTCCTCGCGATCCTCCAGAAGCGCCGTACCGACCTCACCGAGGACGACATCCGGGTGATGCACCGGGTCGTCGACACGGTCGACGACCCGGCGGACCTGGAGAACGAGCCCGCACCCGAGACCACGCCGGAGGACACCCGCCGCCGGCACCGGCTGATGACGCTGGGCCACGACCCGCTCAGGCCGTAGGCGGGCAGCCGCCCGCGGGTACCCGCGAGGCAGGGCGCCGGCCGGCTCCCCGGATCACACCGGGAAGCCGGCCGGGTACGCCGAACGGCCCGTGCCGTCCGCCGTGTTGGCGTGGGCGGCACCCGGCGGGCAGGCGACCGGCGCCCGTCCGCGCCGTGCCGCGTGATCGTGTCAGACTGCTCCCCGCACGTCCCGGAGCGACCACCGGGACCGGACGCGCGGAGGAGCAGCACGTGACGGGGACCGAGCCGGACAGCCAGCACATCGACACCACCCGGCCGCATCCGGCACGGGTGTACGACTGGTTCCTCGGCGGCAAGGACAACTACCCGGTCGACGAGGAACTGGCCCGCCGGATCACGGCGATCGACGGGGGCGCCCCGAAGGCCGCCCGCGCGAACCGGGCGTTCATGCGCCGGACCACCCGGGCGCTGGCCGCGGAGGCGGGGATCCGCCAGTTCCTGGACATCGGCACCGGCATACCGACCGAGCCGAACCTGCACCAGATCGCCCAGTCCGTCACCCCGGACGCCCGGGTGGTCTACGTCGACAACGACCCCATCGTGCTGGCCCACGCGCACGCGCTGCTGCGCGGCACCCCCGACGGTGTGACGGAGTACGTGCAGGCCGACGCCCGCGATCCGCACACCATCCTCGAACAGGCCGGCCGCGTGCTGGACTTCGACCGCCCGGTGGCCCTCTCCCTCATCGCGCTGCTGCACTTCGTCGCCGACGAGGACGGCGCCCACGACCTGGTGGCCGCCCTGGTCGACGTGCTGGCGCCGGGCAGCTTCCTGGCGCTGTCGACCATGACCGCCGACTTCGACCCGGAGAACGTCCACACGGGCATCGCGGCCTACGCGGCGGGCGGAGTGACCCTGGTCGCCCGCTCGCACGCCGAGGTGGGTGTCTTCTTCGAGGGACTGGAACTGCTGGAACCCGGGATCGTGTCCGTGGCGGAGTGGCGCCCGGAGGAGGAACCGCGGGAGCGGATCTCGCTGTACGGCGGGGTGGCGCGAAAGCCCTGACGCCGGACGCCGCCCGGCTACAGTCCGAGGACGCGGGCGATGGTGCGCGGTACGCCGTCGTCGTTGTTGGACGGGGCCAGGTGGCGGGCCCGGCGGATCACCTCGGGGTGGGCCCCCGCCATGGCGAAGGACCAGTCGGCGGCGTCGAGCATCTCCAGGTCGTTGAGGTAGTCGCCGAACACCATGGTCTGCGCGGGGCTGATGCCGAGCGCCCGCTGGAGGGCGCGCAGGGCCGTGCCCTTGTTGGCGGTGCGGTTCATGACGTCCACCCAGTGCTCACCGGAGACGACGACCTGGTGCGTGGCGGCGAACCCGGCGAGGGCGGGGGCGGTGGTGCGCTCGGCGGGCCCGAAGTCGAACAGGGCCACCTTGATCATCTCGTCGTCGACGGCGGTGACGTCGTCCACGATCCGGTGTTCGGCGTAATAGGTGCGCACCTCGGAGAGGAACGCCTCGTCGGTCCGCTCGACGTACGCCGCCCGCTTGCCGCAGACGACCGCGCCGACGTCGGCGCCGCCCGCGACCAGCCGCCGTACCGTCCGGGCGACCGCGGCGGCGACGGACCGGTCCAGCGGGTCGGAACTCAGCTCCACACCGTCGCGGACCACGTACGTGCCGTTCTCCGCGATGAACACCATGCCCTCGGCGACGTCGGCGAACTGCCGGGCCAGCGTCGCGTACTGACGGCCGCTGGCCGGGCTGAACAACACTCCGCGACGGCGCAGTTCGGCGAGCATCGGCCACAGCCCGCCGGGTATCCGCTTGGCGTCGTCCAGCAGCGTGCCGTCCATGTCGGTGACGATCAGCCGGATGTCGGCGGGGCCGGCACGCAGGCCGGACGTGTCGTACAGGGGCGCGGGCGTGGCGGGCATGTCCTGCTCTCGGTCGGGGGCCGGGCTACCGGTCCAGTGTTCCTCATGCCCACGGCACGCCCGGGACCGGCGGGGACCCGGTTCGCGCACGTGCCCGGAACCGCCCAGGGTGCCCGTTTCCCGGCACGGGCGATCAGCGGGCGGCACAATGACGACGGAACACCGCACGGTTGAAGGGCGGACATGTGAGCGAGGACCACGCCCCACCGGCCGCCACCCGCGGGCCCGCCGGACCCGTCGCCCTCCCCGGCGCCCCGGAGCCGGCCGCGCCCGGCCTCGTGCCCCATCCGGGGTGGCGCGCCGGGCCGGCGCCGGCCGCACCGGTGCCGCGGTCCGGCACGGCCGCCGTGCGACCCTGATCCCGGCCGCGTGCGCCGCCGAGCCCGCCGAGGAGGACGTATGACGACTTTGGCCGACCCCGTGCCCGGCGGCCGTCCCGCGGATCTGCGCCGGGTCGCGCCCCTCACCGCCGGCCTGGCCGCGCAGGGCGTGCACGGCATCGTGCTGGGTTACGTCGACACGGCGGGCGTCGGCCGGGTGAAGACGATCCCGACGGCCCGGCTGGAGGCGGCCGTGTCCTGGGGCGTCGGCATGTCCCCGGTGTTCGACACGTTCCTCGCCGGCGACTCCGTCGTCACCACCGACGTCCTCGGCTCTCCCGACGGCGATCTGCGGCTCTACCCGGACCTGGACCGGCTGGTGGCGCTGGCCGGGCAGCCCGGCTGGGCGTGGGCGCCGGTGGACCGGATCACCCAGGAGGGCACCCGGCACCCCGGGTGCAGCCGGACCTTCCTGCGCCGGGTCGTCACCGACGCCGCCGAACGGCACGGCCTCGCCCTCAAGGCGGCGATCGAGATCGAGTGGTCGGTGGGCGCCGGCTCGGCGCCCACCGGGGAGTTCGTGCCGGCGGTCCACGGACCGGCGTACGGCGCGATCCGGCAGGTCGAGCTGAGCGACTACACCGCCGACCTGCTGGCCGCGTGCGCCGCGCAGGACGTGGACGTCGACCAACTGCACCCCGAGTACGC contains:
- a CDS encoding long-chain-fatty-acid--CoA ligase — translated: MATLSVAAILAENARRRPGRTALVEGDLRLTFAEVWQRALAQAGALAGLGVRPGDRVALMAPNTADFPVAYYAIAAAGAVVVPVHLLLSAEEVEHVLKDSGATLLLVHPAQADTGRAAAGTAGIRALTLGEEFGKLTADAEPLPSYVTRAADDPAVVFYTSGTTGVPKGAVLSHFNLVMNATVNAFDANDIRPDDIALGALPLFHAFGQTVSLNSTWRGGATLVLLPRFDAARALALMVREGVNTFHGVPTMFVALAAAAADADRLPELRVCVSGGASLPVAVLERFEAAFGAKIYEGYGLSETSPTATVNQPVFGTKAGTIGHPLWGIDVEIARAELEGRIELLPPGELGEVVVRGHNVFSGYLGRPEATAEAVVDGWFRTGDLGTKDDEGFLRIVDRKKDVIIRGGYNVYPREVEEVLMRHPEIAQAAVIGLPDELHGEEVCAVVVPAQGTTPDATELTEWSKQHLGRHKYPRRVEFTDALPLGPSMKVLKRELRARYTGR
- a CDS encoding Dps family protein, translating into MTVVKSTLPEEALRAAGTALQDTLVDLLGLSLIGKQAHWNIVGPRFRSIHLQLDEVVTTARDHSDTVAERAAALGVSPDGRPETIAAAFALPGTKDGWQRDTEVVELMVESLGTAVDRLRERIEATEKADPVSQDLLITITADLEKQRWMFQAENHSPEQASS
- a CDS encoding alpha/beta hydrolase; translation: MPHVREHLLDGTHGPLAVHEWPHPAPRRLVILAHGYGEHAGRYAELAAVLTGHGAAVYAPDHTGHGRSAGERVLIEDFEDVVTDVHRAADLARAAHPGLPLVLIGHSMGGLVAARYAQRYGDELSALVLSGPVIGAWELPGRLLALDEIPDLPVSPSALSRDPAVGAAYAADPLVWHGPMKRPTLEAFARTLETVARGGDVGRLPLLWLHGDDDRLVPLPGSRPGVRRLSGGPLTERIFAGARHEVFHETCKEAVLAETLDFLNRVLPR
- a CDS encoding thiolase family protein, whose protein sequence is MRPVHFAAARRTPIGKLRGALSSVRPDDLAATVIRHLVAGVPALDPARIDDVYWGAANQAGEDNRNVARMAALLAGLPDSVPGATVNRLCASGLEAVTTAARTIAAGEADVVIAGGSESMSRAPFVLPRPDEALPQRIETHDTRLGWRLVNPAMKELHGLLAMGETAEEVAARHGISRARQDEFALRSHRLAATARKNGHFDDELLPVERPDGLLVEQDECVREDTSLEKLARLRPVFRADGTVTAGNASPMNDGAAGLLLVSEEVLDELGLESLGRYVAGASAGVHPDVMGLGPVPATRKVLGRAGWETGDFQEAEFNEAFAAQALACVDQLGIDPDLVNPTGGAIALGHPLGCSGARILTTLLHRMRRTGSRRGLATMCVGVGQGSAVLVERD
- a CDS encoding SAM-dependent methyltransferase, which translates into the protein MTGTEPDSQHIDTTRPHPARVYDWFLGGKDNYPVDEELARRITAIDGGAPKAARANRAFMRRTTRALAAEAGIRQFLDIGTGIPTEPNLHQIAQSVTPDARVVYVDNDPIVLAHAHALLRGTPDGVTEYVQADARDPHTILEQAGRVLDFDRPVALSLIALLHFVADEDGAHDLVAALVDVLAPGSFLALSTMTADFDPENVHTGIAAYAAGGVTLVARSHAEVGVFFEGLELLEPGIVSVAEWRPEEEPRERISLYGGVARKP
- a CDS encoding sulfite exporter TauE/SafE family protein encodes the protein MNTMTLWHLSGWQFAALAAAALLVGFSKTAVSGANTVSLAVFAAVLPARASTGVLLPVLIAGDLLAVATYRRHAHWPTLWRLFPAVAVGVVAGTLFLVWADDGVVRTSIGAILLLMAGVTVWRRRTAGTPQAPDAVTTRAGRVKARSYGVLGGFTTMVANAGGPVMSLYLLSTGFRKLGFLGTSAFFFLIVNVSKVPFSVGLGLMDRRSLLLDAALAVFVVPGALFGKWAVPRINQRLFEQLVIAATVVGGLQLLLR
- a CDS encoding Cof-type HAD-IIB family hydrolase; the protein is MPATPAPLYDTSGLRAGPADIRLIVTDMDGTLLDDAKRIPGGLWPMLAELRRRGVLFSPASGRQYATLARQFADVAEGMVFIAENGTYVVRDGVELSSDPLDRSVAAAVARTVRRLVAGGADVGAVVCGKRAAYVERTDEAFLSEVRTYYAEHRIVDDVTAVDDEMIKVALFDFGPAERTTAPALAGFAATHQVVVSGEHWVDVMNRTANKGTALRALQRALGISPAQTMVFGDYLNDLEMLDAADWSFAMAGAHPEVIRRARHLAPSNNDDGVPRTIARVLGL
- a CDS encoding DUF3140 domain-containing protein, whose protein sequence is MADALELDALWEDFHRVVNMTSAELAAWLTVRDAAEETEPLPEASGSPTGRHVLAILQKRRTDLTEDDIRVMHRVVDTVDDPADLENEPAPETTPEDTRRRHRLMTLGHDPLRP